The genomic DNA CACGGGGGTCAACGTTCCGGCGTCGAAGATGCTTTCTGTCTCCGACGGACCGGACCGGGAGCTTTCGCGCCTTGTCCCGTCCGGCGCTCTTCCGGACGTTCTGCTGAATTTCACGTTTGGTCTGCCCCTCTTCTCCTGCGCCGGGTTGGCCCTGAAATATCAGCGGGCGATGGCCCCACCTTTGAGAGGTCGCGGCTGAATGAGCAAGGAGGCCCTCTACCGAGGGAAATCCCGGCGCTATTTTGCTCATGTGAGAGAAGACGTCATCGCTCATGTGCCCCCAGGGCCAAACAGGGTCCTTGACGTGGGCTGTGCCAGTGGGGCCACCTTGGCAGCCCTCAAGGCCCGGGGCAAAGCGGCCGAGACCGTCGGGGTGGACATCGTCGATGTCCTCATAGACTCCCCTGACAGATTTCTTTGTCTCGACGTGGAAAACGAGGACATGGAGCTCGCTGAGAATTATTTCGACGTCATCATCTGTGCAGACATCCTGGAACATCTCGTGGACCCATGGACGGTGGTTCGGAAGCTTGCGCATCTTCTCAATGAAGGGGGGCTATTCATTTCGAGTGTCCCCAATATCAGGGATTTCAGGTCTCTTATTTCCATTATGAGAGGCGATTTCCACTACAGTGAGGAGGGGGTCCTCGACAAAGGGCATATCAGATTCTTTTGCCTGAAAAACATCGTTCATTTGCATAGGAATGCGGACCTGAAGGTGGAAAAAGTACAAAGGATTCTTCGCAGAAGAAGGAAGCGTCTGAACAGAGCAACCCTGGGCATATTCAAGGAATTTCTGACCCCCCAGTACGTTATTGTCTGTCGCAAGTAGGAAGACCTCCACGAGACCGGGGACCCCCGCTCTCTTCGCAAACCCTTTTGAAGGCCACGGAGGCCTTCCGAAGTAAGAACGGCTTGCCGCTCTCCCGAAACACGCACGAAAAGTCGAGCCCGACCACCTTGCCCCCTTTCCGCGGAGAGGAATCCTCGAGGGAAGGCCGTTCTTCGTGCTTTCCAAGTGAATGAGCCCTGTCTTCAAGGCCAACCTGTTCTCGGGTGAGAGAATATCGCTCCTTCTCATCCCCGCATGGCACGCAAGGCAAACACGGCCTGAGCCATGCCGGACAGTTCAAAAGCAAGGCCTCAAACCGCCCCCGGCAGGGAACCTGACTCCGTGGGCCTTGTCCGTAGTGAACCTGAAACATTCAAACGGACTCTGCCTCACGAACGTGCACGCACGCTTGCAGAGCGAAACCCGCTTCCATGTCCCACATCCTTGGGACGGGACGAACAAGACGCTGCGTCCACCTTGTAAGAGCCCTACGGATATGAGAAATCTAAAACTGTAATTTGACCGAATGGTTTGACAGGTCGCCCTTAACCGGGTATTGTATATTTATACAGTACTTTCTATAAAAAGGAGGGTTGAAACGGTAAAGGCGTTGGAACAAGTGAAGCCGTTTAACAAAAACAAAGGGGAGGGACACATGAAAAAGCTGTTCCTGGTTGCCTTAAGCGTTGCCGTTGCGGTCACTATGGTTTTCGCCTTCTGGGGAACCAAATCGGGCGCGGCCGAGAAGACGAACCTCAAGGGCACCGCGTACATCTCGGGCGAGGGCGGACACCTCGCGGTGATTGACCTTTCGACCTTGAAGGAGCCCACCGACCTCGGGGCCGACAGGATAGTCATCACCGAGGCGGGCACCGAGATGGAGGGAGTAATCGCCGGCGCTCAGTTTGAGAAGGTAAAGGCAGGCGGTGGCGAGCACGGCGCCGCTTTCACAGCGAACAAGAACAGGCTCGTCGTCGGGCTCCTCAACGGCGACATCGTCACGTATGACCTGAAGACGAAGACGAAGTCGAAAGCGGCGAAGGTCGGCCAGAAGTTCTGCGACGCCGTGGCCGGGCCCGACGGCAAAATCTATCTGGAGGACATGGCCGACGGACATGTCTACGTCTGGGACCCCACCGGCATGAAGCTGGTCGAGAAGATCCCGGTCGGCGCAGCCGTCTGTGGCATAGCGTGGACGAAAAACCTTGAAAAGGCATACGTCTCCGACATGCCCACGGGCACCGTCTACGTGCTGGACTGGAAGACCAAGAAGACGATAAAGAAGATAAAGGACCCCGAGATGACCTTTATCCACCAGATACAGATGGCCCCGGATGGAAGGCATCTCTGGGTGTCCGCGCCCAACGAGTTCGACCCGGGCCTGAAGCCGGGCACACACAAGTCCCAGATAGTCGTCATCGACACCAAGACCGACAAGGTCGTGGAGCATATTGTGCTTCCGAACGACGTGCGTCCGCATGACTTCTCATTCAGCCCCGACGGGAAGACCGTTCTGCTGGCGGCCAGGACCTATGCCGGCGACAGCAAGCTCGTCGTGATGAACGAAAAGACCCACAAAATCGAAAAACAGGTCTCTGCCTGTAACTCCTGCCACAGCAAGTACGGGATCAAGGTCTCCCTTGCCGAGGGCAACCCCAACCTCTGCGGCATACTCGTGGACTGGGAAAAGTAGGACTCCGACCACCGAGGGAGGGACTGACGTCCCTCCCTTTTTTTATGGGCTCTTGCGGTCTTGCCGCGCCGCCGGCCACTCCTCCCCTGCGCCTCCGCTTTCACGGAGTCCTGTTCTCCAGGGGACAGACGCTCTCAACTGCTCCCTCAGGCTTCCATCCGGTAGTATTCCCTGTACCACTGGACAAACGCCTCGATCCCCTTCCTCAGGGGCGTGCTTGGCTCAAAACCTGTCTCACGGGCAAGGTCCTCCACGTCGGCATACGTAGCCGGAACATCCCCGGGCTGCATGGGGAGCATGTTCTTTTCCGCCCGCCGCCCCAGGCACTCCTCCAGGGTCTCAATGAAATCCAGCAGCTCCACTGCGTTATGGTTCCCGATATTGTAAAGCCTGTACGGAGCATAACTTGTCCCGGCGTCCGGCCTCTCGCCGCTCCAGCGAGGATTGGGTTCCGGCATCTTCTCCATTGTCCGAACGACCCCTTCCACGATATCGTCGATATAGGTAAAGTCCCGCTTCATTTTTCCCCGGTTGAAAACATCTATGGGACGGCCCTCGAGGATGGCCCGGGTAAAAAGAAACAG from Nitrospirota bacterium includes the following:
- a CDS encoding class I SAM-dependent methyltransferase yields the protein MSKEALYRGKSRRYFAHVREDVIAHVPPGPNRVLDVGCASGATLAALKARGKAAETVGVDIVDVLIDSPDRFLCLDVENEDMELAENYFDVIICADILEHLVDPWTVVRKLAHLLNEGGLFISSVPNIRDFRSLISIMRGDFHYSEEGVLDKGHIRFFCLKNIVHLHRNADLKVEKVQRILRRRRKRLNRATLGIFKEFLTPQYVIVCRK
- a CDS encoding YncE family protein, whose amino-acid sequence is MKKLFLVALSVAVAVTMVFAFWGTKSGAAEKTNLKGTAYISGEGGHLAVIDLSTLKEPTDLGADRIVITEAGTEMEGVIAGAQFEKVKAGGGEHGAAFTANKNRLVVGLLNGDIVTYDLKTKTKSKAAKVGQKFCDAVAGPDGKIYLEDMADGHVYVWDPTGMKLVEKIPVGAAVCGIAWTKNLEKAYVSDMPTGTVYVLDWKTKKTIKKIKDPEMTFIHQIQMAPDGRHLWVSAPNEFDPGLKPGTHKSQIVVIDTKTDKVVEHIVLPNDVRPHDFSFSPDGKTVLLAARTYAGDSKLVVMNEKTHKIEKQVSACNSCHSKYGIKVSLAEGNPNLCGILVDWEK